The following proteins are encoded in a genomic region of Pelodictyon phaeoclathratiforme BU-1:
- a CDS encoding NACHT domain-containing protein: protein MNRRTDDKQSRIVHVLVASPSDVAAERKIADEVIRTWHIRHQLSGLRLEPVLWESHGAPECGDRVQGILNKQIVDECDCAIGIFWTRIGTDTGVAPGGAVEEVQRLMSKGKPVMLYFSKANYPLNLSDSGKVMEFAGQLTRLAEFKASLQGYSLLWEYDSQDRFRQNLLTHLDIQIPKWFGPEATAQERVVVSPKLDAASALKRYHSTLARQLGNITLTGSPVITNFSAKLSDTFVSLSLSGTSRCETRIHAADEPCVSQTEERTSTPEEVMRFVFQNYPLLLVIGDPGSGKTTLLKYYALSCLDNGRCTQFGFSEDVNVFYFPLRELKKGDSGYASLPAILSGWCEKNYLTLPDTLFSGWLEEPSSLVLLDGLDEISDVDERIAVCSWVDRMVERFTSARFVVTSRSTGYRKGDGIELEASHLRADIMDFSKEQQAEFLQRWFKAAFLGEIPPSVGDKGRWRILQEQKADQKADAIIAFLSQDKNRSLRALAGVPLLLQIMAMLWKDREYLPGSRLKLYDAALNYMLDYRDRRRGIDPLLAAEDARRVLSPVSLWMQDELKKDEADRDKMQDKMQELLDTLCNSLPASEFCRNLVDRAGLLVEYGEKEYVFRHKSFREYMAGVQLLKNMHRMGYLDIIVTRFGDDWWQEPLRFFIGHVDDADVFDSFMQKLFDSPVTENLTQKQQDLLVALVEEAPQRKIDALRQKLLDPATTQNRQRYLLECLKTIAKPEALAVVREFKQLGLSKEERVIVAVTLDKLGAEYILIKGGTFIYSRTKKPETVPDMYVAKYTVTNQHYRRFIDYLDAKEPEFAERVPVETYRKSLQELASGIKGFSNWLKEEPSLVSRFRSFYDDDKRFNKDEQPVVGVSWFAAKAWCLWLSLLEGERARYQLPDEVQWEWAAGGQRDKRDEVLKVRDYPWPEEKGKPDKTRANYNNHEGGTTPVGRYPEGATPEGLYDMAGNVWEWTEDWYDEDKDRRSLRGGDYSDKADALRCSSRLDLNPRNRGYFIGFRVIRSSHSSSS from the coding sequence ATGAACAGACGAACAGATGATAAACAAAGTCGAATTGTACATGTTCTTGTCGCATCTCCCTCTGACGTTGCTGCAGAGCGGAAAATAGCCGATGAGGTAATCCGTACCTGGCATATCCGTCATCAGTTGTCTGGACTGAGGCTGGAACCGGTGTTGTGGGAATCACACGGTGCTCCTGAATGCGGTGACAGGGTGCAGGGAATTCTCAATAAACAGATTGTTGACGAGTGTGATTGTGCCATCGGTATTTTCTGGACACGGATTGGTACTGATACCGGTGTGGCTCCGGGAGGAGCTGTTGAAGAGGTACAGCGGTTGATGAGCAAGGGTAAGCCGGTCATGCTCTATTTTTCCAAAGCCAACTACCCATTGAATCTTTCGGATTCCGGCAAGGTAATGGAGTTCGCCGGTCAGTTGACGAGACTTGCTGAATTTAAAGCTTCCCTGCAAGGGTATTCGCTGTTGTGGGAATATGACAGTCAGGATAGATTTCGTCAAAACCTTCTGACTCATCTCGACATCCAGATACCCAAGTGGTTTGGGCCTGAAGCCACAGCTCAAGAGCGCGTTGTTGTTTCGCCGAAGCTCGATGCTGCTTCGGCCCTCAAACGTTACCACTCAACCCTGGCGAGACAATTGGGCAACATCACCCTGACAGGCTCTCCCGTCATTACAAATTTTTCAGCAAAGCTCTCCGACACTTTTGTTTCTTTATCTCTTTCTGGCACATCGCGTTGCGAAACACGCATCCATGCCGCAGACGAACCGTGTGTGTCGCAAACTGAGGAGCGTACGAGCACTCCTGAAGAGGTTATGCGTTTTGTTTTCCAAAATTACCCGTTACTGCTCGTTATCGGCGATCCTGGTTCAGGAAAAACAACCCTGCTGAAATACTATGCGCTCTCCTGTCTCGACAACGGGCGCTGTACTCAGTTTGGGTTCAGCGAAGACGTCAATGTTTTTTACTTTCCGCTGCGTGAACTCAAGAAGGGTGATAGCGGCTATGCCTCACTGCCTGCAATTCTCTCTGGATGGTGTGAAAAAAATTATCTCACTCTTCCGGATACACTTTTTTCTGGCTGGCTTGAGGAGCCGTCATCTCTTGTGCTTCTCGATGGTCTGGATGAAATCAGTGATGTTGACGAGCGGATTGCTGTCTGTAGCTGGGTTGACAGGATGGTTGAGAGGTTTACCTCTGCCCGCTTTGTGGTGACTTCACGGAGCACCGGGTACCGGAAAGGAGATGGCATTGAGCTTGAAGCGAGCCATCTGCGTGCCGACATTATGGATTTTTCCAAAGAGCAGCAGGCGGAGTTTTTACAGCGCTGGTTCAAGGCCGCATTTCTGGGCGAAATTCCACCAAGCGTTGGAGATAAGGGGAGATGGCGAATTCTTCAGGAACAGAAAGCAGACCAAAAAGCCGATGCGATTATTGCTTTTCTGTCACAGGATAAAAACAGGAGTTTACGTGCACTGGCAGGGGTTCCTCTGCTGTTACAGATTATGGCTATGCTCTGGAAAGATCGGGAGTATCTGCCTGGAAGTCGTTTGAAGCTCTACGATGCGGCGTTGAACTACATGCTTGATTATCGCGACCGTCGCAGGGGAATTGACCCGCTGCTTGCGGCAGAAGATGCTCGTCGGGTGCTGAGCCCGGTCTCTCTCTGGATGCAGGATGAGCTGAAAAAAGATGAGGCTGACCGGGATAAAATGCAGGATAAAATGCAGGAGCTGCTCGATACGCTCTGCAATTCGCTGCCAGCATCGGAGTTCTGCCGGAATCTTGTTGACCGGGCTGGTCTTCTGGTTGAGTACGGTGAAAAAGAGTATGTTTTCCGGCACAAGTCATTCCGTGAGTATATGGCGGGCGTTCAACTGCTCAAAAACATGCATCGGATGGGTTATCTCGACATCATCGTTACCCGGTTCGGGGACGATTGGTGGCAGGAGCCGCTTCGCTTTTTTATCGGTCATGTTGATGATGCCGATGTGTTTGATTCCTTCATGCAGAAGCTTTTTGATTCACCGGTCACTGAAAACTTGACACAAAAGCAGCAGGACTTGCTTGTTGCTCTTGTTGAGGAGGCGCCGCAACGGAAGATTGATGCCTTGCGCCAAAAACTGCTTGATCCGGCGACCACGCAAAACCGGCAGCGCTATTTGCTTGAGTGCCTGAAAACTATCGCAAAACCGGAAGCGCTTGCCGTTGTGAGGGAGTTCAAGCAGTTGGGGTTGTCGAAAGAGGAACGGGTTATTGTTGCTGTAACACTCGACAAGCTTGGTGCAGAGTACATCCTGATCAAAGGCGGAACATTTATCTATTCTCGGACGAAGAAGCCGGAAACCGTGCCTGATATGTACGTTGCAAAATACACGGTGACCAACCAGCACTACCGCCGCTTTATCGACTATCTCGATGCAAAGGAGCCGGAATTTGCTGAAAGAGTGCCCGTTGAAACATACCGAAAGAGCTTGCAGGAGCTGGCATCGGGCATAAAAGGATTCAGCAATTGGCTGAAAGAAGAACCCTCTTTGGTCAGCCGCTTTCGCTCATTTTATGATGATGACAAGCGATTCAACAAGGATGAACAGCCGGTTGTCGGGGTGAGCTGGTTTGCCGCCAAAGCCTGGTGCCTCTGGCTTTCGCTGCTTGAAGGGGAGAGGGCACGGTACCAGCTTCCGGATGAAGTGCAGTGGGAGTGGGCCGCAGGAGGCCAGCGCGACAAGCGGGATGAAGTATTAAAGGTTAGGGACTATCCCTGGCCCGAAGAGAAGGGTAAGCCTGATAAAACACGGGCTAATTATAACAATCACGAGGGGGGAACGACACCTGTAGGCCGTTATCCTGAGGGAGCAACGCCTGAGGGGCTCTACGATATGGCGGGCAATGTGTGGGAGTGGACAGAGGATTGGTATGATGAAGATAAAGACAGGCGTTCGTTACGCGGAGGGGATTATAGTGATAAAGCTGATGCTCTGCGCTGCTCCTCCCGGCTCGACCTCAATCCGAGGAACAGGGGCTACTTCATTGGTTTTCGAGTGATTCGTTCCAGTCATTCTTCCTCTTCCTGA
- a CDS encoding type II toxin-antitoxin system VapC family toxin, translating into MSGNKYLLDTNFILALFKSNPIVIEELFSRQVYSSECFYSVVTRMELLGYPGITDGEESFIREKLDHFTHCTLTSEIENRVIELRRKRKIKLPDAIIAATALSLKLELLTLDKHLLSVVTASREQ; encoded by the coding sequence ATGAGTGGGAATAAATATCTTCTTGATACCAATTTTATACTTGCTCTCTTCAAGTCAAATCCGATAGTAATAGAGGAACTATTCTCCCGACAGGTTTACTCTTCCGAGTGTTTTTACAGTGTTGTGACGCGAATGGAATTATTGGGATATCCAGGGATTACCGATGGTGAAGAGTCGTTTATCAGGGAGAAACTTGACCATTTTACCCACTGCACTCTGACCAGTGAGATTGAAAACAGGGTTATTGAGTTACGCAGAAAGCGTAAAATTAAATTGCCAGATGCCATTATTGCAGCAACGGCACTCTCATTGAAGCTTGAGTTATTGACATTGGACAAGCATCTTTTATCTGTTGTTACGGCATCAAGAGAGCAATAG
- a CDS encoding DUF2281 domain-containing protein, translated as MTTAEKLYKTAQELPESVVAEILDFAEFLQNKTVKKNTANREVLIDIAGGLETSTTFSGDPLEIQKRLRDEWE; from the coding sequence ATGACGACAGCAGAAAAACTTTATAAAACAGCGCAAGAGCTTCCCGAGTCGGTTGTTGCCGAAATTCTTGATTTCGCAGAGTTTTTGCAGAATAAAACGGTAAAAAAAAACACCGCAAATAGAGAGGTGTTGATCGATATTGCTGGTGGCCTGGAAACTTCCACTACATTCTCCGGAGATCCTTTAGAAATCCAGAAACGGTTGCGTGATGAGTGGGAATAA